From a region of the Rhabdothermincola sediminis genome:
- a CDS encoding class I adenylate-forming enzyme family protein, which produces MATTAEIRELLTGPGGAFEVVTATIDGVEMKIYKDRLPHLRAVAEIAAGRGDGQPFIVYGDRRIGFGEFFRLANSVANHLREDVGVVHGDRVAVLSANNPEWCLTFWATVNSGAILVGLNGWWKADEILYGLRDSGARVLVADRDRIARIAGSLGELPELEAVYLIDAEPADVGDDPRLRRFGELTVNPTPAFPDTPIDEADYAVIFYTSGTTGRPKGAISSHRNMVANLQNTVYNTVAAGMADPGSTPDLRAGAPTQTAALLTSPLFHVSGCHSSLVVGTLGGVKLVIPEGRFEPAKALQLIQDEQVTIWATVPTMVWRVCEFEGRHDYDTSTVTSVAFGGSPSAEELQRMVRETFPNVRSTSNAYGLTETSSVATVINGQDAIDKPASVGPPVPVVDIRIVDANGNDVPQGQTGEVLIKGPIVMPGYWGKPEATAEILDEGGWLHTGDIGHLDADGYLYITDRAKDMIIRGGENVYCVEIEQRLVQHPEIADAAVVGVPHPELGEEVKAVIEVVPGSTLTERDVQAWVAETLANFKVPAYVELRTEKLPRNASGKLLKNVLRGSGEVSFAETM; this is translated from the coding sequence ATGGCGACGACCGCGGAGATCAGGGAGCTGCTCACCGGCCCCGGAGGTGCCTTCGAGGTCGTCACCGCGACCATCGACGGCGTCGAGATGAAGATCTACAAGGACCGTCTGCCGCACCTCCGGGCGGTGGCTGAGATCGCGGCGGGCCGCGGCGACGGCCAACCCTTCATCGTGTACGGCGACCGGCGCATCGGCTTCGGGGAGTTCTTCCGGCTGGCCAACTCCGTTGCCAACCACCTGCGTGAGGATGTCGGCGTGGTCCACGGCGACCGGGTGGCCGTGCTGTCTGCGAACAACCCCGAGTGGTGCCTCACGTTCTGGGCCACGGTGAACAGCGGCGCCATCCTGGTGGGGCTCAACGGCTGGTGGAAGGCCGACGAGATCCTCTACGGCCTGCGGGACTCGGGCGCTCGGGTGCTGGTGGCGGACCGGGACCGCATCGCCCGCATCGCCGGCTCGCTCGGCGAGCTGCCCGAGCTGGAGGCGGTGTACCTGATCGATGCGGAGCCCGCCGACGTCGGGGACGACCCGCGCCTGCGCCGGTTCGGCGAGCTCACCGTGAACCCCACACCGGCGTTCCCCGACACGCCGATCGACGAGGCCGACTACGCGGTGATCTTCTACACCAGCGGCACCACGGGGCGACCGAAAGGGGCCATCTCCTCCCACCGCAACATGGTCGCCAACCTCCAGAACACCGTCTACAACACGGTCGCCGCCGGCATGGCCGACCCGGGCTCGACCCCCGATTTGCGCGCCGGTGCCCCGACACAGACGGCAGCCTTGCTGACCTCGCCCCTGTTCCACGTCTCCGGGTGCCATTCGAGCCTGGTGGTGGGCACCCTCGGGGGGGTGAAGCTCGTCATCCCGGAAGGCCGGTTCGAGCCTGCGAAGGCGCTCCAGCTCATCCAGGACGAGCAGGTGACCATCTGGGCCACGGTGCCCACCATGGTGTGGCGGGTGTGCGAGTTCGAGGGCCGTCACGACTACGACACCTCCACGGTCACCTCCGTCGCCTTCGGCGGTAGCCCCTCGGCGGAGGAGCTGCAGCGGATGGTGCGTGAAACGTTCCCCAACGTCCGCAGCACCTCCAACGCCTACGGCCTCACCGAGACCAGCTCGGTGGCCACCGTCATCAACGGGCAGGACGCCATCGACAAGCCGGCCTCCGTCGGCCCGCCGGTGCCGGTGGTCGACATCCGCATCGTCGACGCCAACGGCAACGACGTGCCCCAGGGCCAGACCGGCGAGGTGCTCATCAAGGGCCCGATCGTCATGCCCGGGTACTGGGGCAAGCCCGAGGCCACGGCGGAGATCCTCGACGAGGGCGGGTGGTTGCACACCGGCGACATCGGTCACCTGGATGCCGACGGCTACCTCTACATCACCGACCGGGCCAAGGACATGATCATCCGCGGCGGGGAGAACGTGTACTGCGTCGAGATCGAGCAGCGCCTGGTGCAGCACCCCGAGATCGCGGACGCCGCCGTTGTCGGCGTGCCGCACCCCGAGCTCGGCGAGGAGGTGAAGGCGGTCATCGAGGTGGTGCCCGGTAGCACCCTGACCGAGCGCGACGTGCAGGCGTGGGTGGCCGAGACGCTGGCCAACTTCAAGGTGCCCGCGTACGTCGAGCTACGTACGGAGAAGCTGCCCCGGAACGCTTCCGGCAAGCTGCTCAAGAACGTGCTGCGCGGCTCGGGTGAGGTGAGCTTCGCCGAGACCATGTGA
- the serC gene encoding phosphoserine transaminase: protein MPDISIPAGLLPADGRFGCGPSKVRPEAVDALAAAKTTYLGTSHRQATVRFMVSALRNGLAELLALPDGYEVILGNGGTTAFWDAATFGLVERRSQHLSFGEFSAKFAAAVAAAPHLDEPEVIDSPPGTHPESTPTPDVDAYALTHNETSTGVAMTPARPPGVSAGEALVLVDATSAAGGLRFDPTEVDVYYFAPQKCLASDGGLWLAAVSPAALERIERIARSGRWIPASLDLSIALENSRKDQTYNTPALATIFLAVQQVEWINGNGGLEWAASRCDTSAEIIYGWAERSDHATPFVERPEDRSHVVATIDLDDAVDANVVAGVLRRNGIVDTESYRKLGRNQLRIALFPAIEPADVEALTHCIDHVVGALRE from the coding sequence ATCCCGGACATTTCGATCCCGGCCGGCCTGCTCCCGGCTGACGGACGGTTCGGGTGCGGCCCTTCGAAGGTCCGCCCCGAAGCGGTCGACGCGCTCGCCGCGGCCAAGACCACCTACCTCGGCACCAGCCACCGGCAGGCGACCGTGCGGTTCATGGTGAGCGCCCTGCGCAACGGCCTGGCCGAGCTCCTCGCGCTGCCCGACGGCTACGAGGTCATCCTCGGCAACGGTGGCACCACAGCGTTCTGGGACGCGGCCACGTTCGGGTTGGTGGAGCGCCGCAGCCAGCACCTCTCGTTCGGTGAGTTCTCGGCGAAGTTCGCCGCCGCGGTCGCGGCCGCGCCCCACCTCGACGAGCCGGAGGTGATCGACTCGCCACCCGGCACCCATCCCGAGTCGACGCCCACGCCGGACGTCGACGCGTACGCGCTCACTCACAACGAGACCTCCACCGGGGTGGCCATGACCCCAGCCCGGCCGCCCGGCGTCTCCGCGGGCGAGGCCCTGGTGCTGGTCGACGCCACCTCGGCCGCCGGCGGGCTGCGCTTTGACCCCACCGAGGTCGACGTCTACTACTTCGCGCCCCAGAAGTGCCTGGCTTCCGACGGCGGCCTCTGGCTGGCGGCGGTGTCGCCCGCGGCGCTCGAGCGCATCGAGCGCATCGCCCGCTCGGGGCGATGGATCCCAGCCTCGCTCGACCTCTCGATCGCGCTCGAGAACAGCCGTAAGGACCAGACCTACAACACGCCCGCGCTGGCCACCATCTTCCTCGCCGTGCAACAGGTCGAGTGGATCAACGGTAACGGCGGGCTCGAATGGGCGGCCTCGCGCTGTGACACCTCGGCGGAGATCATCTACGGCTGGGCCGAGCGCAGCGACCATGCCACCCCCTTCGTCGAGCGCCCCGAGGATCGCAGCCACGTTGTGGCCACCATCGACCTCGACGACGCGGTCGACGCGAACGTCGTGGCCGGCGTGCTGCGCCGCAACGGCATCGTCGACACCGAGTCGTACCGCAAGCTGGGCCGCAACCAGCTCCGGATCGCGCTGTTCCCCGCCATCGAGCCGGCCGATGTGGAAGCCTTGACGCACTGCATCGACCATGTGGTGGGCGCGCTGAGGGAGTGA
- a CDS encoding pyridoxal phosphate-dependent aminotransferase produces the protein MTPTHQRIAARVAAITESATLAVDARAKALKAAGESVIGFGAGEPDFPTPPHIVEAAVEACRDPRNHRYTPAGGLPELKEAIAVKTRRDSGLAISSDQVLVTNGGKHAVYNALTTLLDPGDEVLLPAPYWTTYPEPIALAGARAVVLPTDESTGFRVTVEQLDAACTEATKALLFVSPSNPTGVVYPESEVRAIGEWALEKGIWVVTDEIYEHLTFGEHRFASMPALVPELAERCVVLNGVAKTYAMTGWRVGWMIGPTDLIAAATNFQSHVTSNVANVSQRAALAAVAGDLDAVAEMRAAFERRSRTIHRMLNEIPGVTAIEPQGAFYAFPSMRGVLGRTIAGRQPATTLDLAELILEEAKVAIVPGEAFGAPGYARLSFALSDDDLVEGVSRIGALLATAT, from the coding sequence ATGACACCGACCCACCAGCGCATCGCCGCCCGTGTGGCGGCCATCACCGAATCCGCCACCCTCGCCGTCGACGCCCGGGCCAAGGCGTTGAAGGCCGCCGGCGAGTCGGTCATCGGCTTCGGAGCGGGCGAGCCGGACTTCCCGACCCCGCCTCACATCGTCGAGGCCGCGGTCGAGGCCTGCCGGGACCCTCGCAACCACCGCTACACCCCGGCAGGAGGCTTGCCCGAGCTGAAGGAGGCAATCGCGGTCAAGACCCGGCGCGACTCGGGGTTGGCGATCTCCTCCGACCAGGTCCTGGTGACCAACGGTGGCAAGCACGCGGTCTACAACGCGCTCACCACGCTGCTCGACCCTGGCGACGAGGTGCTGCTCCCCGCGCCCTACTGGACCACCTACCCCGAGCCGATCGCGCTCGCGGGAGCGAGAGCCGTGGTGCTCCCCACCGACGAGTCAACCGGTTTCCGGGTCACCGTGGAGCAGCTCGACGCGGCCTGCACCGAGGCCACCAAGGCGCTGCTGTTCGTCTCCCCGTCGAACCCGACCGGGGTGGTCTATCCCGAAAGCGAGGTGCGAGCCATCGGCGAGTGGGCGCTCGAGAAGGGCATCTGGGTGGTCACCGACGAGATCTACGAGCACCTCACCTTCGGCGAGCACCGCTTCGCGTCGATGCCCGCGTTGGTGCCGGAGCTGGCGGAGCGTTGCGTGGTGCTCAACGGCGTGGCCAAGACCTACGCGATGACCGGTTGGCGGGTGGGCTGGATGATCGGCCCGACCGACCTCATCGCTGCGGCCACCAACTTCCAGTCGCACGTCACCTCCAACGTGGCCAACGTCAGCCAGCGAGCCGCGCTCGCCGCGGTCGCCGGTGACCTCGATGCGGTGGCCGAGATGCGGGCCGCGTTCGAGCGTCGGAGCCGCACGATCCATCGGATGCTCAACGAGATCCCCGGCGTCACGGCCATCGAGCCCCAGGGCGCGTTCTACGCCTTCCCGTCGATGCGGGGGGTGCTGGGCAGGACGATCGCCGGTCGCCAGCCCGCCACCACGCTCGACCTGGCCGAGCTGATCCTGGAGGAGGCCAAGGTGGCGATCGTGCCCGGCGAGGCCTTCGGCGCGCCCGGCTATGCCCGGCTCTCATTCGCGCTGAGCGACGACGACCTGGTCGAAGGGGTGTCGCGCATCGGCGCGCTGCTCGCCACTGCGACGTAG
- a CDS encoding S9 family peptidase, producing the protein MTRLLPYGSWPSPISAGLIVEHAVSIGEVAVGTDDVWWSELRPQEGGRVAVVRHRPGGEQLDVLPEGWSARTRVHEYGGGAWWLHDDALFFANWADQRLYRLDGHGSPRPLTPEPPRPGADRYADGRVTVDGRFVVCVRERHRDGAEPVNELVALDAHDGGEPAVLVSGPDFVSFPRLSPDGRRLCWTQWNHPDMPWDATELWVAELEERSGSLALAGARPVAGGPGESIFQPEWVADGSLLFASDRNDWWNLYRLPAAHLDATTDSGSPPEAEAVVVVDGDIGVPQWVFGLSRYAPLADGRLLVACARDGVDHLLVAEQTAGGWVTHPLDTPFTAISAVHAFGEGAVLVGASFTVEPSVVVASIPAGGGSIDVAHLRPPRRLGVDERWFSVPEPVTFPTADGEQAHALLYRPTNLEVRAPDGERPPLVVISHGGPTAAARPQLNLTIQYWTSRGLAVADVNYRGSSGYGRRYREALAGRWGIADVEDCTAVASFLAARGDVAADRLAIRGSSAGGFTTLCALAFHDVFDAGASLYGVSDLEALARDTHKFESRYLDRLVGPYPAARDRYVERSPIHHADRIGCPVIVFQGLEDEIVPPDQAEVLVAALRAKGLPVAYLAFEGEQHGFRRAETIERVLEAELYFYGRVLGFDLADPVEPVEIENL; encoded by the coding sequence ATGACCCGGCTCCTGCCCTACGGTTCCTGGCCCTCGCCGATCTCGGCCGGCCTGATCGTCGAGCACGCGGTGTCGATCGGCGAGGTGGCCGTCGGCACCGACGACGTGTGGTGGTCGGAGCTGCGCCCCCAGGAGGGAGGACGGGTCGCGGTCGTCCGCCACCGCCCGGGCGGCGAGCAGCTCGACGTGCTCCCAGAGGGCTGGTCGGCGCGCACCCGGGTGCACGAGTACGGCGGGGGAGCGTGGTGGCTCCACGACGATGCCCTGTTCTTCGCCAACTGGGCCGACCAACGGCTGTACCGGCTCGACGGTCACGGCTCGCCGCGCCCGCTGACCCCCGAGCCGCCCCGCCCGGGAGCTGACCGCTACGCGGACGGGCGGGTCACGGTCGACGGACGGTTCGTCGTCTGCGTCCGGGAGCGCCACCGGGATGGCGCGGAGCCGGTGAACGAGCTGGTGGCGCTGGACGCGCACGACGGCGGCGAGCCGGCCGTGCTGGTGTCCGGCCCGGACTTCGTGTCCTTCCCCCGCCTCAGCCCGGACGGCCGGCGGCTGTGTTGGACCCAGTGGAACCACCCCGACATGCCCTGGGATGCCACGGAGCTGTGGGTGGCCGAGCTCGAGGAGCGGAGCGGCTCCCTCGCCCTCGCCGGGGCGCGGCCGGTGGCGGGCGGTCCCGGTGAGTCGATCTTCCAACCCGAGTGGGTGGCGGACGGGTCGTTGTTGTTCGCGTCGGATCGCAACGACTGGTGGAACCTCTACCGGCTGCCCGCGGCCCACCTCGACGCCACCACCGACTCGGGCTCTCCCCCCGAGGCGGAGGCGGTGGTGGTCGTCGATGGCGACATCGGGGTCCCGCAGTGGGTGTTCGGCCTGTCCCGCTACGCCCCGCTCGCCGATGGCCGTCTGCTGGTGGCCTGTGCCCGGGACGGGGTCGACCACCTGCTGGTGGCCGAGCAGACCGCCGGCGGCTGGGTTACCCACCCGCTCGACACCCCGTTCACTGCCATCTCCGCGGTGCACGCCTTCGGCGAGGGAGCGGTGCTGGTGGGCGCATCGTTCACCGTGGAGCCCTCCGTGGTGGTCGCCAGCATCCCCGCCGGCGGCGGCTCGATCGACGTGGCGCACCTGCGACCGCCGCGCCGGCTCGGTGTCGACGAGCGGTGGTTCTCGGTCCCCGAACCGGTGACGTTCCCGACAGCGGACGGCGAGCAGGCCCACGCGCTGCTGTACCGCCCGACGAACCTGGAGGTGCGCGCGCCCGACGGCGAGCGCCCGCCGCTGGTGGTGATCAGCCACGGCGGCCCCACCGCCGCGGCCCGACCGCAGCTCAACCTCACCATCCAGTACTGGACGTCGCGTGGCCTCGCGGTGGCCGACGTCAACTACCGGGGCAGTTCGGGATATGGGCGCCGCTACCGGGAGGCGCTCGCCGGCCGGTGGGGGATCGCGGACGTCGAGGACTGCACGGCGGTGGCCTCGTTCCTGGCAGCCCGCGGTGACGTCGCCGCCGATCGGCTGGCCATCCGGGGCTCGAGTGCCGGGGGGTTCACGACCCTGTGCGCGCTCGCCTTCCACGACGTCTTCGATGCCGGGGCGAGCCTGTACGGCGTCAGCGACCTCGAAGCCCTGGCCCGTGACACCCATAAGTTCGAGTCCCGCTACCTGGACCGGCTGGTGGGCCCGTATCCGGCGGCGAGAGACCGGTACGTGGAGCGCTCGCCGATCCATCATGCCGACCGGATCGGGTGCCCGGTTATCGTCTTCCAAGGGTTGGAGGACGAGATCGTGCCGCCCGACCAGGCGGAGGTGCTGGTGGCGGCGCTTCGGGCCAAGGGTCTCCCGGTGGCCTACCTGGCCTTCGAGGGCGAGCAGCACGGGTTCCGCCGGGCGGAGACCATCGAGCGCGTCCTCGAGGCGGAGCTGTACTTTTACGGCCGGGTGCTCGGCTTCGACCTCGCCGACCCGGTCGAACCGGTCGAGATCGAGAACCTCTGA